The Yersinia intermedia genome window below encodes:
- a CDS encoding relaxase/mobilization nuclease domain-containing protein has translation MQKIKRGKNFSGVVQYTLKPGSHHKSDPVVIGGNMLSDLALELIAEFDDTKQLRPEVEKAVWHNSLRLPCGESLTNEQWVSFANDYMQRMGFSETHLRCYVLHDDEAGQHIHIIASRINLSAGKLYLGRNENLISTRIISELEITHGLTITKAASSTKPAQPKRKRVSRNEKMLSERTGEPSPKEALQQIIDKSLADTPELLTFIKRLADSQVTCKANIASTGKMNGFSFEYQGIAFKASQLGKMYSWANLQKLLNYEPERENSLLLNTRQVVPAPAPAPAPAPAPAPAPAPAPAPAPAPAPAPAPAPAPAPAPAPAPAPAPARILSYRQKETLSISEKIASLDSKIDVKEDKRKRIIKAVFDLQNSQRSKSANVTRFNSWLLLINLLKKIGFSLLYPVRNFKNIFTVHRFPPPVRSQFTANLKQQR, from the coding sequence ATGCAGAAGATCAAGAGAGGTAAGAACTTCTCAGGTGTGGTCCAGTATACATTGAAGCCTGGTTCACATCATAAAAGTGATCCAGTCGTTATCGGGGGCAATATGCTGAGTGACTTAGCCCTTGAACTGATTGCTGAATTTGATGACACCAAACAGCTTCGCCCGGAAGTAGAAAAAGCGGTGTGGCACAATTCGCTTCGGTTGCCCTGCGGTGAAAGCCTAACCAATGAACAGTGGGTATCATTTGCCAACGACTACATGCAACGCATGGGCTTCTCAGAAACGCATCTTAGGTGTTATGTGTTGCACGATGACGAAGCCGGCCAGCACATACATATCATCGCAAGCCGCATAAATCTCAGTGCCGGTAAACTTTACCTTGGCAGGAACGAAAACCTCATCAGCACCCGGATTATTAGTGAACTTGAGATTACTCATGGCCTTACTATTACCAAAGCCGCATCTTCAACCAAACCGGCACAACCGAAGCGGAAGAGAGTGTCCCGTAATGAGAAAATGCTATCTGAACGGACTGGGGAGCCCTCACCAAAAGAAGCTCTTCAACAGATCATTGATAAAAGTTTAGCTGATACGCCTGAACTGCTAACTTTTATCAAGCGACTCGCAGATAGCCAAGTGACCTGTAAAGCCAATATCGCTTCGACGGGAAAAATGAATGGCTTCTCATTTGAATACCAGGGTATTGCATTCAAAGCATCTCAACTCGGCAAAATGTATTCATGGGCGAATCTTCAAAAGCTTCTCAACTACGAGCCTGAACGCGAAAACTCACTACTACTGAATACCAGGCAAGTTGTTCCTGCTCCTGCTCCTGCTCCTGCTCCTGCTCCTGCTCCTGCTCCTGCTCCTGCTCCTGCTCCTGCTCCTGCTCCTGCTCCTGCTCCTGCTCCTGCTCCTGCTCCTGCTCCTGCTCCTGCTCCTGCTCCTGCTCCTGCTCCTGCTCCTGCAAGGATTTTGTCGTATAGACAGAAAGAAACACTAAGTATTTCTGAAAAAATTGCTTCTCTCGATTCAAAAATTGATGTTAAGGAGGATAAACGCAAACGCATAATCAAGGCCGTTTTCGATTTACAAAATTCTCAAAGAAGTAAATCTGCAAACGTTACTCGTTTTAACTCATGGCTCTTATTGATTAACTTATTGAAAAAAATAGGTTTCTCTTTATTGTATCCAGTCAGAAACTTTAAGAACATCTTCACTGTTCACCGCTTTCCCCCTCCTGTTCGTTCTCAGTTTACTGCAAATCTTAAACAACAAAGATAA
- a CDS encoding GrpB family protein, translating into MQISNKKKITLTPWSSKWRNIFKNESDNLRTNISGASYNIHIEHVGSTSIEHIIAKPNIDILLTVDEWSHIADILQHLDTLGYKIIEQCDKTPRYFLTKSVQCDSIESINLHITIPTSRWGTDMSLFRDILNEDESLKKKYSELKSELIKKHHNDLESYTSGKSDFISSILRKEYSLYDATNLLSHQRAELDMAGKYQIKMMLAQFFLAILSATSVYIDDNFFLLLVAFFGVITTILWLRFEHLQQRHRQAGDQARRALLIKNGLKGVFSNKQNVSIYKNFTASIDDKNLSIDTYFSTKKTPGYQRLTEMIEESSYWTCALQKTSAKIMLLFLSLLLLLFIIIGWVSSVTIQSPTIFSIARTLIAFLILLLSSDYLGVMLSYFNATKTITDIFERIEGIEGRNYLEADVLLLMSDYNAAIEKAPNTLPCLYKINNKSLTKEWRRYIHHKNNRKTL; encoded by the coding sequence ATGCAAATATCTAATAAAAAGAAAATCACTCTAACTCCCTGGAGTTCTAAATGGAGGAACATCTTCAAGAATGAATCTGATAATCTTAGAACCAATATATCTGGTGCAAGTTATAATATTCACATCGAGCATGTTGGTTCAACTTCAATAGAACATATTATAGCCAAGCCTAACATAGATATTTTGCTGACCGTAGATGAATGGAGTCATATTGCCGATATACTTCAGCATCTTGACACGTTAGGTTATAAAATTATTGAGCAATGCGATAAAACTCCGAGATATTTTTTAACTAAATCGGTTCAGTGTGACAGCATTGAGTCAATTAATTTGCATATAACCATCCCTACTTCAAGGTGGGGGACTGATATGTCTCTTTTTCGTGACATTCTAAATGAAGATGAAAGTCTCAAAAAAAAATATAGCGAACTCAAATCAGAATTAATAAAGAAACATCATAATGATCTGGAGTCCTACACTTCCGGGAAGTCTGATTTCATATCAAGTATATTAAGAAAAGAATACTCTCTATATGATGCTACCAATCTTTTGTCACATCAAAGAGCAGAGCTAGACATGGCTGGGAAGTATCAGATTAAAATGATGCTAGCACAATTTTTCTTGGCTATTTTATCTGCCACCTCAGTTTACATTGATGATAATTTTTTTCTTCTTTTAGTTGCTTTTTTCGGTGTAATTACAACTATACTTTGGCTTAGGTTTGAACATTTACAACAACGCCATCGACAAGCTGGTGATCAAGCCCGGCGTGCTCTGTTAATAAAAAATGGCCTTAAAGGAGTATTTTCAAATAAGCAAAATGTATCTATCTATAAAAATTTCACAGCATCGATTGATGATAAAAATCTTTCTATTGATACATATTTTTCAACTAAAAAAACGCCAGGGTATCAACGCCTAACTGAAATGATAGAAGAGTCATCATATTGGACATGTGCGTTGCAAAAAACCAGCGCGAAAATAATGTTATTGTTCTTAAGTTTATTATTATTATTGTTTATTATCATTGGATGGGTTTCCTCCGTGACTATTCAGTCCCCAACCATTTTTTCAATAGCGCGAACTTTAATTGCATTCTTGATATTATTATTATCCTCTGATTATTTAGGTGTAATGCTTTCATACTTTAATGCAACTAAAACCATTACTGATATTTTTGAAAGAATCGAAGGTATTGAAGGTCGAAATTATTTAGAGGCAGATGTTTTACTATTGATGTCGGATTATAATGCGGCTATAGAAAAAGCACCTAATACCCTACCATGTTTATATAAGATAAATAACAAATCTCTCACTAAAGAATGGCGGAGATATATACATCATAAAAATAATAGAAAAACCCTATAA
- a CDS encoding caspase family protein, whose protein sequence is MRKALFIGINEYESIQDLKGCENDAISMSEVLSRHADGRPNFGAKKLINSPAKPVTREVLEKEIQTLFSGDADIALLFFAGHGYFDQNIDEGVILPFDYNQSKNNGVRISDILNWANNADKIRNKIIILDCCQSGAAGQIRNLRGGESLISDGSTILTACQRDEFAMEENGHGIFTTLMLEALYSAGANILGYVTPGSLYSFVDQALGEWEQRPVFKTNVSRFVILRETGPRISLDTLRMLPVWFKEDSSVFNLNPSFEPESNMPDENNINIFKQLQACNRHGLVIPVDAEHMYFAAMNSTGCRLTALGVYYKKLAEKQRI, encoded by the coding sequence ATGAGAAAAGCCCTATTTATTGGAATAAATGAATATGAAAGCATCCAAGACCTCAAAGGATGTGAAAATGATGCAATATCTATGTCAGAAGTGTTAAGCCGACATGCTGATGGAAGGCCAAATTTTGGTGCTAAAAAGTTAATAAACTCCCCAGCGAAGCCTGTAACACGCGAAGTCCTTGAAAAGGAAATTCAGACGTTATTTAGCGGTGATGCGGACATCGCTCTATTATTTTTTGCAGGACATGGATACTTTGATCAAAATATTGATGAAGGGGTCATCCTACCGTTTGATTATAATCAAAGTAAAAATAATGGCGTGAGGATAAGTGATATATTAAATTGGGCAAACAATGCAGATAAGATACGCAATAAAATTATAATACTTGACTGCTGCCAATCAGGTGCTGCTGGACAAATAAGGAATTTAAGAGGAGGTGAATCTCTAATATCAGATGGAAGCACTATTTTAACCGCCTGTCAAAGAGATGAGTTTGCCATGGAAGAAAATGGTCATGGTATCTTTACTACCTTAATGCTGGAAGCCTTGTATAGTGCGGGAGCTAATATATTAGGATATGTTACTCCGGGGAGTTTATATAGCTTTGTTGATCAAGCTTTGGGTGAGTGGGAGCAACGACCCGTATTTAAAACTAATGTTTCCAGGTTTGTTATCTTGAGAGAAACAGGTCCACGGATTTCCTTAGACACTCTCAGGATGTTACCAGTCTGGTTCAAAGAAGACTCATCCGTTTTCAATTTGAATCCTAGTTTTGAACCTGAATCCAACATGCCGGATGAAAATAATATAAACATATTTAAGCAATTACAGGCTTGTAATAGACACGGTTTAGTTATACCTGTAGATGCGGAACATATGTATTTCGCAGCTATGAACTCTACCGGATGTAGATTAACAGCTCTTGGTGTTTATTATAAAAAGCTTGCCGAGAAACAAAGAATTTAA
- a CDS encoding TIR domain-containing protein produces MKTYNLFISHSWKYTDSYEKLLSILSNRGYFNFKNYSVPRIDPIIGAQGDIALYSAIKSQMSPSSSVLILAGVYASYSKWIDAEIRIAKEYGKPIIAIEPWGSERTSTVVKNASDRIVKWNADSIVAAIRELS; encoded by the coding sequence ATGAAAACATACAACCTTTTTATCAGTCATTCATGGAAGTATACTGATAGCTACGAGAAACTATTGAGCATTCTTAGCAATCGGGGGTATTTTAATTTTAAAAACTATTCAGTGCCAAGAATAGATCCTATAATAGGTGCTCAAGGCGATATAGCCCTTTACTCTGCAATAAAAAGTCAAATGTCACCAAGCAGCTCAGTTCTTATTTTGGCTGGAGTCTATGCATCATATAGTAAATGGATAGATGCAGAAATAAGAATAGCCAAAGAATATGGAAAACCTATTATTGCTATAGAGCCTTGGGGTTCAGAAAGAACATCAACGGTTGTAAAAAATGCATCAGATAGAATAGTAAAATGGAATGCCGATAGCATCGTTGCAGCTATAAGAGAACTATCCTGA
- a CDS encoding adenylate/guanylate cyclase, protein MRKSHAQDSRIFAGNESLMPGLPPIYEGQTVIGEFIALVADMRDSTNHLLQAISPKNAKISDLQRVFYETSALLPSLAKVVAFHDGKTTEYLGDGILAFFLVDESDKTEAMYRARRAAIDIIEELRPILNRIIYERYSLPEIDLGVGMGISKAIVSLVGLPKERQVKAFGECVFRATKLSSGRNEICVDNNLHAQWPSSKNGTLRFRQKTFGTGSKTVSGYLIELSKSR, encoded by the coding sequence ATGAGAAAAAGCCATGCTCAAGATAGCAGAATATTTGCAGGAAATGAGTCATTAATGCCTGGTCTCCCTCCTATTTATGAAGGACAAACAGTAATTGGTGAGTTCATAGCATTAGTAGCAGACATGCGAGACTCAACCAATCATTTATTACAAGCAATTTCGCCAAAGAATGCGAAAATATCAGATCTACAACGAGTATTTTACGAAACTTCAGCATTACTACCTTCTTTAGCCAAAGTCGTAGCCTTTCATGATGGAAAAACTACAGAATATTTAGGTGATGGAATATTGGCATTTTTCTTGGTTGATGAAAGTGACAAAACTGAAGCTATGTATAGGGCAAGAAGGGCTGCAATTGATATAATTGAAGAATTAAGGCCAATACTTAATCGTATTATTTATGAAAGATACAGCTTGCCAGAAATTGATCTTGGTGTAGGCATGGGGATTAGTAAAGCAATTGTTTCTTTAGTTGGATTGCCAAAAGAAAGACAAGTGAAAGCATTTGGTGAATGTGTATTTAGAGCGACAAAATTATCCTCTGGAAGAAATGAAATTTGTGTGGATAATAATTTACATGCTCAGTGGCCTTCGTCTAAAAATGGAACTTTACGTTTTAGGCAAAAAACATTCGGCACAGGTAGTAAAACTGTATCGGGATATCTGATTGAACTTTCAAAAAGCAGGTAA
- a CDS encoding sce7726 family protein: MFARSLRETELFDHADTLGITVGEAFNEAFALLRQTGLRNEYVYRSALTHNLLLGKHSLRTACMLNEFRIGSCKADLIILNGTGTVYEIKSERDSLSRLKNQISNYRKAFGKIYVIAGSEHIDDVLDTTESTIGVLSLTNRNSISTIREAIEVLDFICPVTIFESLRLNEAKIIASELGVNIPELPNTQMHGFLKDTFGSLPALSVYSLMIKTLKNSRSLLSLRELILNLPKSLQPAALSIQLRFKDHERLINTMQVPLCEALLWE; encoded by the coding sequence ATGTTTGCTCGTTCTCTCCGAGAGACCGAGCTTTTTGACCATGCAGATACACTTGGGATTACCGTCGGTGAAGCCTTCAATGAGGCATTTGCCTTACTTAGACAAACTGGCTTGCGGAATGAGTATGTTTATCGTTCTGCACTCACACACAATCTTTTGCTTGGAAAGCATTCGTTAAGAACTGCCTGTATGCTAAATGAGTTTAGAATCGGCTCCTGTAAGGCTGACCTTATCATATTGAATGGCACAGGGACGGTTTATGAAATAAAATCTGAAAGAGATTCGCTTAGCCGCTTGAAAAACCAAATTTCGAATTATAGAAAAGCATTCGGGAAGATTTATGTGATCGCAGGTTCTGAACATATAGATGATGTTCTAGACACTACTGAATCGACAATTGGTGTGCTAAGTTTAACTAATCGGAATAGCATTTCAACTATACGAGAAGCAATAGAGGTTTTAGATTTTATTTGCCCCGTAACGATTTTTGAGTCTTTAAGATTAAATGAGGCAAAAATTATCGCATCAGAACTGGGTGTCAATATTCCAGAGTTGCCTAATACTCAAATGCATGGTTTTTTGAAAGATACTTTTGGTAGTCTACCGGCTCTCTCAGTTTATAGTTTAATGATCAAGACATTAAAGAACAGTAGAAGTTTACTTTCTTTAAGAGAGTTAATTCTCAATTTGCCAAAATCTTTACAACCAGCAGCACTTTCTATTCAGCTTCGCTTTAAGGATCACGAGCGATTAATCAATACGATGCAAGTTCCTCTTTGTGAGGCTTTGTTATGGGAGTAA
- a CDS encoding sce7725 family protein, with amino-acid sequence MYYPYFRGKQFELLAIRETANVMAEAGFTPIIEPVREALNGLERTLKSIEDNDGNAIVIINPSCGDHSTDGQSIAQLLKKEFSKYQKISVGILLEEGMTIADIHSLLRSGLAHDVTFIHAGFDEPNALHEEFGDDYKHIFLSNHCSKTYRKHFAGSERVLIKDGFVKRRNADHPDFEFFSDLHLNFEDEGMDGFGDFLIVGDEYSESGGPAYAVAIHLTCINSKRENEMYIYHFVSTTRDTPTDPAGKFAQSLEKLMDALNSGKSMLLETSAIKEFRRLHNPSHFPGLGIVKKLSMIHHIETLADFMDDK; translated from the coding sequence ATGTATTACCCTTATTTTCGCGGGAAGCAATTTGAACTGTTAGCTATTAGAGAAACGGCTAATGTGATGGCTGAGGCTGGTTTTACTCCAATTATTGAGCCTGTGCGAGAAGCTCTGAATGGCCTAGAACGAACGTTGAAATCAATTGAAGATAATGATGGAAATGCGATAGTTATAATCAATCCTTCATGTGGCGATCATTCTACTGATGGTCAAAGCATAGCCCAGTTATTGAAAAAAGAATTCAGTAAATATCAAAAGATATCTGTAGGAATACTCCTTGAAGAAGGGATGACTATTGCAGATATTCACAGCCTTCTTCGTTCTGGGCTTGCTCATGATGTTACCTTCATTCACGCAGGCTTCGATGAACCAAACGCTTTACACGAAGAATTCGGAGATGATTATAAACATATATTCCTTTCTAACCATTGTTCAAAGACCTATCGAAAACATTTTGCAGGTTCAGAAAGAGTCCTAATTAAAGATGGGTTTGTTAAGAGACGCAATGCTGATCATCCTGATTTCGAATTCTTTTCTGATCTCCATCTAAATTTTGAAGATGAAGGAATGGATGGTTTTGGTGATTTTTTGATTGTTGGTGATGAATATAGTGAATCAGGTGGACCAGCTTATGCGGTTGCGATTCATCTTACTTGCATTAATTCAAAACGTGAAAACGAAATGTATATTTATCATTTTGTTTCAACAACTCGTGACACACCGACAGACCCAGCGGGAAAATTTGCTCAATCACTTGAAAAATTGATGGATGCCTTAAACTCAGGGAAATCTATGTTGCTTGAAACCTCGGCAATTAAAGAATTTAGACGCTTACATAATCCGAGCCACTTTCCTGGTTTAGGAATAGTAAAGAAATTGTCTATGATTCATCATATAGAAACCTTGGCCGATTTCATGGATGATAAATAA
- a CDS encoding RES domain-containing protein, giving the protein MIKYCCANCFGDNGLKRSIIPSLSPKLGDCSYCGTKDIEVIEPYTLFDHFSSLINIYEQHPEGKSLVAHLKEDWALFSHPLLDEAHAKELLGDILDDGNVVRKSYVLSDSYKSESLALWDHLCQELMYENRYFLNKSLDTDRLGELLSFLALDDISQTWFRARIYADEVIFGVDKMGAPPKRLVSHGRANPTGIPYLYLGSKPETALSEIRPHTGDKACVAEFTLSDNLTLIDLRNPRTTVSPFLLTDPSEMGKMLADIPFLERLGYELTRPVLPKSAALDYIPSQYICEFIKKTGFHGVLYNSSVSDGINLALFDPANATGGNISIYDIDKVVVTVSKQA; this is encoded by the coding sequence ATGATAAAATACTGCTGTGCGAATTGCTTTGGAGATAATGGCTTAAAAAGAAGTATAATACCTTCTCTTTCTCCAAAGCTTGGCGATTGTTCGTATTGTGGTACAAAAGACATTGAGGTTATAGAACCTTATACTTTATTTGATCATTTTAGTTCATTAATTAATATATACGAACAACATCCCGAGGGTAAGAGTTTAGTTGCGCATCTAAAAGAGGATTGGGCGCTATTCTCTCATCCACTTTTAGATGAGGCTCACGCCAAAGAGTTATTAGGGGATATACTTGACGATGGAAACGTTGTACGAAAATCATATGTGCTATCAGATAGTTATAAGAGTGAGTCACTTGCTCTTTGGGATCATCTCTGTCAAGAGCTAATGTATGAAAATAGATATTTTCTTAATAAATCACTTGATACTGATAGACTTGGGGAATTATTAAGTTTTCTTGCCTTAGATGATATTAGTCAAACTTGGTTTCGTGCTCGAATTTATGCAGACGAAGTTATCTTTGGTGTTGATAAAATGGGTGCTCCTCCAAAGAGATTAGTCAGTCATGGAAGAGCTAATCCTACCGGCATACCATATTTATACCTTGGTTCTAAACCCGAGACAGCTTTATCTGAAATTCGTCCTCATACTGGAGACAAGGCTTGTGTCGCCGAGTTTACTTTAAGCGATAATTTAACTCTTATCGACCTGCGTAATCCTCGTACAACTGTTTCTCCATTTTTATTGACTGACCCCAGTGAAATGGGAAAAATGCTCGCAGACATTCCTTTTCTTGAACGACTTGGTTATGAGCTAACCAGACCAGTGTTACCTAAAAGTGCAGCGCTTGATTATATTCCAAGCCAATATATTTGTGAGTTTATCAAAAAAACTGGTTTTCATGGTGTGCTTTATAATAGTTCTGTTAGTGATGGGATCAATCTGGCTCTTTTCGATCCGGCCAATGCTACTGGGGGCAACATTAGCATTTATGATATTGATAAAGTTGTAGTGACAGTAAGCAAACAAGCTTAA
- the hxsD gene encoding His-Xaa-Ser system protein HxsD encodes MWNKTISKTACSEWVLRNSLYWMTAYTRWRLEDDDVNWHVTFDTCSEEIQFQFERLRNDFQLRESLDSHTGRVRAAIISNVLKSIDERLAG; translated from the coding sequence ATGTGGAATAAAACGATAAGCAAAACAGCATGTTCTGAATGGGTTTTAAGAAACAGTCTTTACTGGATGACTGCCTATACACGGTGGCGATTGGAAGATGACGATGTAAATTGGCATGTAACTTTTGATACGTGTAGTGAGGAAATACAGTTCCAATTTGAACGGTTGAGAAACGATTTCCAGCTAAGGGAATCTCTTGATAGCCATACGGGAAGAGTTAGAGCAGCGATTATCAGCAATGTCCTGAAGAGTATTGATGAGAGACTGGCTGGATGA
- the hxsB gene encoding His-Xaa-Ser system radical SAM maturase HxsB has product MKLMPFNFDRLNDGKVFISNLAGFHHFIEDAELFQLSRNHFQIERNVSGSLESKLFIANDDAVSLAYSALSSGLAKRLMNDLAIRPIFMIVPTLRCDHTCKYCQVSRAAVGASGYDLDPKLIPKIVSAIKKLGTPPYKIEVQGGEPLLRFDLVQMIYNECEVSLGSEAFEMVIATSLSLLDASVIEWVRSRNITFSVSLDGNEHIHNTNRILPGAKAHSRAIAGMQLIRDELGSNRVATVTTVTKELTKDPVSIVEAHLGLGLTDMFIRPVSPYGFAQKQSFTFSMPEYFEFYKELMEEVLLQNQKGIPVVEHSAAIHIKRIFNPGFSGYADLKSPSGVVLNCILFNYDGKVYGSDESRMLQKVNPEADFSAGNFSSLSFSNSEFYRSSLTSSFNFAMPGCDTCAYQPFCGADPCQNISVHGEPVGDKSRSTFCQYHKGMFRYLMNEISQDGPMAEMLKGWAYV; this is encoded by the coding sequence ATGAAGCTCATGCCGTTTAACTTCGATAGATTAAATGATGGCAAGGTTTTCATCAGTAATTTGGCTGGTTTCCACCACTTCATTGAGGATGCAGAGCTTTTCCAGCTATCACGCAACCACTTTCAGATAGAGCGGAATGTATCGGGTAGCCTTGAAAGTAAGCTTTTTATTGCTAATGATGACGCGGTTTCATTGGCTTATTCTGCGTTAAGTTCTGGTTTAGCTAAAAGACTCATGAATGATTTAGCCATCAGGCCAATCTTCATGATAGTTCCTACACTGAGATGTGATCATACCTGCAAGTATTGTCAGGTTAGCAGAGCAGCAGTCGGAGCAAGTGGCTACGATCTTGACCCGAAACTCATACCTAAAATTGTCAGCGCTATAAAGAAATTGGGAACACCGCCATACAAAATCGAAGTTCAGGGGGGAGAACCACTCCTCAGATTCGATCTTGTGCAAATGATTTATAACGAATGTGAGGTTTCACTCGGCTCCGAAGCTTTTGAAATGGTGATTGCTACAAGCCTGTCGCTGTTAGATGCTTCTGTCATCGAGTGGGTGAGAAGTAGGAACATTACTTTCTCTGTATCTCTTGACGGCAATGAACATATCCACAATACGAATCGAATCCTCCCTGGAGCAAAAGCTCACTCGAGAGCTATCGCTGGTATGCAACTCATACGTGATGAATTGGGTTCTAATCGTGTTGCTACAGTAACCACCGTAACAAAAGAACTTACCAAAGATCCTGTTTCGATAGTGGAGGCTCATTTGGGCTTAGGTCTTACGGATATGTTTATTAGACCTGTCAGCCCATACGGATTTGCCCAAAAGCAAAGCTTTACCTTTTCGATGCCGGAGTATTTCGAATTTTACAAAGAGTTGATGGAAGAAGTGTTACTTCAGAATCAGAAGGGCATACCTGTCGTTGAGCATTCGGCTGCTATCCATATTAAGAGGATCTTTAATCCTGGCTTCAGTGGCTATGCAGACCTGAAATCGCCAAGCGGAGTGGTTCTGAACTGTATCCTCTTCAATTATGACGGTAAGGTTTACGGTAGCGACGAAAGCCGTATGCTACAGAAAGTGAATCCCGAAGCAGATTTTAGTGCTGGTAACTTTTCTTCTCTATCGTTCAGTAATAGTGAGTTCTACCGGTCGTCATTAACATCATCATTTAACTTCGCTATGCCTGGTTGTGACACATGTGCCTATCAGCCTTTCTGTGGTGCAGATCCTTGCCAAAATATCAGTGTTCACGGCGAACCAGTGGGTGACAAGAGCCGGTCTACATTCTGCCAATACCACAAAGGTATGTTCCGTTACCTTATGAACGAGATATCTCAGGATGGGCCTATGGCCGAGATGCTTAAAGGATGGGCTTATGTCTGA
- the hxsC gene encoding His-Xaa-Ser system radical SAM maturase HxsC, with translation MSEVLRNDIFRFSSELPVQQGFYRLCKFKPENPQFFLPNLLVTKAKSDSQLPAYFTDTILSQELFDSIEDGDIGIVNNGNMLRVILSRRANHNTVLVTERCNNSCLFCSQPPKTGNDDWLLSQSALAIASFSLNGVVGVSGGEPLLYGDDFLHFIDFIIENSPGTSLHVLTNGRKFSDVSFTRQMKERSDKIKITFGIPLYSSRSSVHDYLVGSDGAFDETVRGLINAGNSGINIELRIIPTQANYTELDDIVEFTGRVFSNINQISLMGLESIGWARKNWSSIFVEHDSYSEKILSAVETAHRAGIPLTIFNYPLCHLPERAWGFATQSISDWKNYYPKECDECTQKSFCAGYFSSSKGRFHQPPRPIK, from the coding sequence ATGTCTGAGGTGTTGAGAAACGATATTTTCCGGTTTTCGTCTGAATTGCCAGTTCAGCAGGGATTCTATCGCTTGTGCAAGTTTAAGCCAGAAAACCCCCAGTTCTTCCTCCCAAATTTGCTTGTCACTAAGGCAAAGAGCGATTCACAGCTACCTGCATATTTTACTGACACTATTTTAAGCCAAGAGCTTTTCGATTCGATAGAAGATGGTGACATCGGGATCGTCAATAACGGCAACATGCTCAGGGTGATTTTGTCCCGAAGAGCAAATCATAATACGGTTCTGGTAACTGAAAGGTGCAACAACAGTTGCCTGTTTTGTTCGCAGCCTCCTAAGACTGGAAACGATGATTGGCTACTCAGTCAGTCAGCACTTGCCATTGCCTCTTTCTCTTTGAATGGTGTAGTAGGAGTGAGCGGGGGAGAGCCTCTACTGTATGGTGACGATTTCCTGCACTTTATCGATTTCATCATCGAAAACTCGCCAGGCACTTCGTTGCATGTTTTAACAAATGGGCGGAAATTTTCAGATGTCAGTTTTACTCGTCAGATGAAAGAACGAAGCGATAAGATCAAAATTACTTTTGGTATCCCACTTTATTCTTCAAGGTCATCAGTTCATGACTATCTGGTTGGCAGTGACGGGGCATTCGATGAGACAGTCAGAGGGTTAATCAATGCAGGTAACTCAGGGATCAACATTGAACTGAGAATCATCCCTACACAGGCTAACTATACAGAACTTGATGACATCGTTGAGTTCACTGGCCGTGTGTTCTCCAATATAAACCAAATTTCACTGATGGGGCTGGAATCGATTGGATGGGCTCGCAAGAACTGGTCATCAATCTTCGTTGAGCACGACAGCTATAGCGAGAAGATCCTTTCTGCTGTAGAAACCGCTCATAGGGCGGGCATACCCCTTACCATCTTCAATTATCCATTGTGTCACCTGCCGGAAAGAGCTTGGGGATTTGCTACGCAGTCCATCTCTGACTGGAAAAATTATTATCCAAAAGAATGTGATGAATGCACTCAGAAGTCTTTCTGTGCTGGATATTTCAGTTCATCAAAAGGCCGTTTTCATCAACCTCCGAGACCTATCAAATGA